Proteins from one Mycobacterium sp. EPa45 genomic window:
- a CDS encoding carbon starvation CstA family protein, translating to MAAPTGTPSEHIEETKGDVTYIRTDPDLPPVAVVDRSPITLRHKLIFGTIAVLGSIAWAIIAFFRGETVNAVWFVIAAICTYVIGYRFYARLIEMKIVRPRDDNATPAEIFENGTDYMPTDRRVLFGHHFAAIAGAGPLVGPVLAMQMGYLPGTIWIILGAVFAGCVQDYLVLAISTRRRGRSLGQMARDELGAIGGVAAIIAVLAIMVILLAVLALVVVGALAESPWGVFSIAMTIPIAIFMGLYLRFLRPGRVSEVSLIGVALLLLAVASGGWVADTDWGTNWFTLSKVTLSWCIIVYGLAASVLPVWFLLAPRDYLSTFMKVGTIVLLAVGILLARPIMEAPAVSKFAESGSGPVFAGSLFPFLFITIACGALSGFHSLISSGTTPKLLEKESQMRLIGYGGMLTESFVAIMALITAAILNQHLYFAINAPSAQTGTTAETAAKYVNGLGLSGAPITAGQINEAAASVGEHSIISRTGGAPTLAFGMSEVLHQVFGGPGLRAFWYHFAIMFEALFILTTVDAGTRVARFMLSDGLANLGGPFTRLRNPSWRVGAWICSVLVVAGWGSILLMGVTDPLGGINTLFPLFGIANQLLAAIALTVVTVVVVKRGLLKWAWIPAVPLLWDLTVTLTASWQKIFSGDPKVGYWTQHFQYRAAADAGKTAFGSAKNVDQLHAVIRNTFIQGTLSIVFAAAVIIVFVAGVIVALRALRGGGPPLSDDTPVPSKIFGPSSLISTAAEKEVQKQWEALPAPHARSVGTSAH from the coding sequence GTGGCTGCACCGACCGGCACGCCGTCGGAACACATTGAAGAGACCAAGGGCGACGTCACCTACATCCGCACCGATCCCGATCTGCCGCCGGTGGCCGTCGTCGACCGATCGCCGATCACCCTCCGGCACAAACTGATCTTCGGCACCATCGCAGTCCTCGGTTCGATCGCGTGGGCCATCATCGCGTTCTTCCGCGGCGAAACCGTCAACGCGGTGTGGTTCGTCATTGCCGCAATCTGCACCTACGTCATCGGCTACCGGTTCTATGCGCGGCTGATCGAGATGAAGATCGTTCGCCCACGCGACGACAACGCCACTCCGGCAGAGATTTTCGAGAACGGCACCGACTACATGCCCACCGACCGGCGGGTGCTGTTCGGTCACCACTTCGCCGCGATCGCCGGGGCCGGCCCGCTCGTCGGCCCGGTCCTGGCCATGCAGATGGGGTATCTGCCCGGCACAATCTGGATCATCCTCGGCGCGGTGTTCGCCGGCTGCGTGCAGGACTACCTGGTGCTGGCGATCTCGACCCGTCGCCGCGGACGCTCCCTGGGACAGATGGCGCGCGACGAGCTGGGCGCCATCGGCGGCGTCGCGGCCATCATCGCCGTACTCGCCATCATGGTGATCCTGCTGGCGGTGCTGGCACTGGTCGTGGTCGGCGCACTCGCGGAAAGCCCATGGGGCGTGTTCTCGATCGCGATGACCATCCCGATCGCCATCTTCATGGGTCTCTATCTGCGTTTCCTGCGGCCCGGGCGGGTCTCCGAAGTCTCGTTGATCGGCGTGGCCCTGCTCCTGCTGGCCGTGGCCAGCGGCGGCTGGGTGGCCGATACTGATTGGGGCACAAACTGGTTCACGCTGTCCAAGGTCACGCTGTCGTGGTGCATCATCGTCTACGGCCTGGCCGCGTCGGTGCTGCCGGTCTGGTTCCTGCTGGCGCCGCGCGATTACCTGTCGACGTTCATGAAGGTCGGGACCATCGTGCTGCTCGCGGTCGGCATCCTGCTGGCCCGGCCGATCATGGAAGCTCCGGCGGTGTCCAAGTTCGCCGAGAGCGGCTCCGGCCCGGTGTTCGCCGGCTCGCTTTTCCCGTTCTTGTTCATCACCATCGCCTGTGGGGCGCTGTCTGGTTTTCACTCTCTGATCTCTTCGGGAACCACGCCGAAGCTGCTGGAGAAGGAAAGCCAGATGCGCTTGATCGGATACGGCGGCATGCTCACCGAGTCGTTCGTGGCGATCATGGCGTTGATCACCGCCGCAATCCTCAACCAGCATCTGTACTTCGCGATCAACGCACCGTCGGCTCAGACGGGTACGACGGCCGAAACCGCGGCCAAATACGTCAACGGGCTCGGCCTATCCGGGGCCCCGATCACCGCGGGTCAGATCAATGAGGCCGCTGCAAGTGTCGGTGAGCACTCGATCATCTCGCGCACCGGCGGCGCGCCGACATTGGCGTTCGGCATGTCCGAAGTGCTGCACCAGGTGTTCGGCGGGCCGGGTCTTCGGGCGTTCTGGTATCACTTCGCGATCATGTTCGAGGCGCTGTTCATCCTGACCACCGTCGACGCCGGCACTCGGGTCGCCCGCTTCATGCTCTCCGACGGACTGGCCAACCTCGGCGGCCCGTTCACGCGGCTGCGCAACCCGAGCTGGCGGGTCGGGGCGTGGATCTGCAGCGTGCTGGTGGTCGCCGGCTGGGGGTCCATCCTGCTGATGGGCGTCACCGATCCGCTCGGCGGAATCAACACGCTGTTCCCACTGTTCGGTATCGCCAACCAGTTGCTGGCGGCGATCGCGTTGACGGTGGTGACGGTCGTGGTCGTCAAGCGGGGTCTGCTGAAATGGGCCTGGATCCCTGCGGTCCCGCTGCTGTGGGATCTGACCGTCACGCTCACCGCGTCGTGGCAGAAGATCTTCTCCGGCGATCCCAAGGTCGGCTACTGGACACAGCACTTCCAGTACCGCGCCGCCGCGGACGCGGGCAAGACGGCCTTCGGGTCGGCGAAGAACGTCGATCAGCTGCACGCCGTCATCCGCAACACCTTCATCCAGGGCACGCTGTCGATCGTGTTCGCCGCGGCCGTGATCATCGTGTTCGTCGCCGGAGTGATCGTGGCGCTGCGGGCCCTCCGCGGCGGCGGCCCGCCGCTGAGCGACGACACCCCGGTGCCGTCGAAGATCTTCGGTCCGTCGAGCCTGATCTCCACCGCCGCCGAGAAGGAGGTGCAGAAGCAATGGGAGGCGCTACCCGCACCGCACGCCAGATCCGTTGGTACGTCAGCGCATTGA
- a CDS encoding YbdD/YjiX family protein, whose translation MGGATRTARQIRWYVSALMGDSHYRRYLEHRARTHPGEPVLSEAQYWRKRHADADANPTARCC comes from the coding sequence ATGGGAGGCGCTACCCGCACCGCACGCCAGATCCGTTGGTACGTCAGCGCATTGATGGGCGACAGCCACTACCGCCGCTATCTGGAGCACCGGGCCCGCACACATCCGGGCGAACCGGTGCTCAGCGAGGCGCAGTATTGGCGCAAACGGCACGCCGACGCCGACGCCAACCCGACCGCGCGCTGCTGCTGA
- a CDS encoding ATP-dependent DNA ligase: MLLGDVAAASADVSATSSRLAKVARIAQLLTGVGDPRVVQVVVSWLSGELPQRQIGVGWAALRSLPPHAEEPSLTVSAVDATFTEIGAVAGKGSQARRAELLGGLFGAATETEQVFLRRLLGGELRQGALAGVMADAVAKSAGLPVAAVRRAAMLGGDLPAVAASALTGGAEALDEFTLKVGRPVGPMLAQTATGVADALERLSGDAIFEAKLDGARVQIHRSGNDVTVYTRSLDDVTARLPEVVDAALALPVTELIADGEAIALRSDNRPHRFQVTASRFGRSIDVAAARAAQPLSVFFFDILHLDGVDLLDEPTRARLAALDEIVPDDQRVDRLATTDAVAAQKFLDVTLAAGHEGVMAKSPSSPYEAGRRGAGWLKVKPVHTLDLVVLAVEWGSGRRTGKLSNIHLGARDPNSGGFVMLGKTFKGMTDAMLEWQTARFSELAVGPLDQYVVPVRPEQVVEIAFDGVQGSSRYPAGMALRFARVLRYRDDKSPAEADTVDTVRAFYERD, translated from the coding sequence ATGTTGCTCGGCGATGTCGCGGCGGCCTCAGCCGATGTGTCGGCGACGTCGTCGCGGCTGGCCAAGGTGGCGCGGATCGCCCAACTGCTGACCGGCGTCGGGGATCCGCGAGTCGTGCAGGTGGTGGTGTCGTGGCTGTCCGGCGAGCTACCGCAACGGCAGATCGGGGTCGGCTGGGCGGCGCTGCGCTCACTGCCCCCACACGCTGAGGAGCCCTCGCTGACGGTGTCGGCGGTCGACGCGACGTTCACCGAGATCGGCGCCGTCGCCGGCAAGGGGTCGCAAGCCCGACGGGCCGAACTGCTCGGCGGCCTGTTTGGCGCGGCCACCGAGACCGAGCAGGTGTTCCTGCGCCGGCTGCTCGGTGGCGAACTCCGTCAGGGTGCGCTGGCCGGGGTGATGGCTGACGCAGTCGCGAAGTCGGCCGGCCTGCCCGTCGCCGCCGTCCGCCGTGCCGCCATGCTCGGCGGCGACCTGCCGGCGGTGGCGGCCTCGGCGCTGACCGGCGGGGCCGAAGCGCTAGACGAATTCACTCTCAAGGTCGGCAGGCCGGTCGGCCCCATGCTCGCCCAGACCGCCACCGGCGTGGCCGACGCCCTCGAACGCCTCAGCGGCGACGCCATTTTCGAGGCGAAACTCGACGGCGCCCGCGTGCAGATTCACCGTTCCGGCAACGACGTCACCGTCTATACGCGCAGCCTCGACGACGTCACCGCCCGGCTGCCCGAGGTGGTGGACGCGGCGCTCGCGCTGCCGGTAACGGAATTGATCGCCGACGGCGAGGCCATCGCCCTGCGCTCCGACAACCGCCCCCACCGGTTCCAGGTCACCGCTTCGCGATTCGGGAGAAGTATCGACGTCGCCGCCGCGCGGGCGGCGCAGCCGCTTTCGGTTTTCTTCTTCGACATCCTGCATCTGGACGGTGTCGACCTGCTCGACGAGCCGACGCGTGCCCGGCTGGCCGCACTGGACGAGATCGTGCCCGACGATCAGCGTGTAGACCGGCTCGCGACTACGGATGCTGTTGCCGCACAGAAGTTTCTGGACGTCACACTGGCCGCCGGTCACGAAGGGGTGATGGCGAAGTCCCCCAGTTCGCCCTACGAGGCGGGCCGTCGGGGTGCGGGCTGGCTGAAGGTCAAGCCGGTACACACGCTGGATCTGGTCGTGCTCGCCGTGGAGTGGGGTTCCGGGCGGCGCACCGGGAAGCTGTCCAACATTCATCTCGGCGCACGCGACCCGAACAGCGGCGGCTTCGTGATGCTCGGCAAGACCTTCAAGGGCATGACCGACGCCATGCTGGAGTGGCAGACCGCGAGGTTCAGCGAGCTCGCGGTGGGTCCGCTCGATCAGTATGTGGTGCCGGTTCGTCCCGAGCAGGTCGTCGAGATCGCGTTCGACGGCGTGCAGGGCTCCAGCCGGTACCCCGCCGGCATGGCACTGCGGTTCGCCCGGGTGCTGCGCTACCGCGACGACAAGAGTCCAGCCGAGGCCGACACCGTTGACACGGTGCGCGCCTTCTACGAGCGCGACTAG